The genomic region GAATGCTCTTACCGCAGCCGCCGAAGACGGATTTACACTTGCAATCGGCAAAATGGCTAATGTTTACGCCTACGGCCTTAACAATAATGAAGTCAGTATTGAAACAGCTTGCTTATGGGATAAGAAGAATGCTTTTGAAAATACGCTTTTTTGCCGTTATGACAATATCCAATGGAAAAGAGGTCTTAAAGCCCGTTTTGATGATATAAGCAAAGCCGCCGAAGCGGGGGATAAAGACGCAAAATACGCTTTAGCTTTTGAATATTATCTAATAGGGGCATATCCCGTAAAAAAAGATATTTCCAAAGCGCTTGATGCTTTAAAAGAACTTTCTTCGGGCGGGTATGGCAAGGCCTCATTGCATCTTGCTCTTATTTATGAAAATTACCCCGCTTTTAAAAATTGCGGTCTGATAGTTGAAATGTATAATAAAGCTCACTTGCAGGGAGTTCCTTCGGCAGCTTGTCATCTCGGCCGTTTGTATGAGGATGGCAACTGTGTAGAATTTGA from Elusimicrobium minutum Pei191 harbors:
- a CDS encoding tetratricopeptide repeat protein, with amino-acid sequence MRKYITLFCAALLFLCACADKQVATKSVPDKYSQYLDAYLEFDYVQTPQDIKNNMNALTAAAEDGFTLAIGKMANVYAYGLNNNEVSIETACLWDKKNAFENTLFCRYDNIQWKRGLKARFDDISKAAEAGDKDAKYALAFEYYLIGAYPVKKDISKALDALKELSSGGYGKASLHLALIYENYPAFKNCGLIVEMYNKAHLQGVPSAACHLGRLYEDGNCVEFDINKALEWFQKGADAGEPMCFGYLSDMYLNKNYPVYNRKLGNKYKELYHSEQ